In Treponema primitia ZAS-2, a genomic segment contains:
- the acsB gene encoding acetyl-CoA decarbonylase/synthase complex subunit alpha/beta, producing the protein MKLLFNRVFDGADEMVAVAEKTLNETLKELGPSAPLAMPNTAYFLANHLAYLGKKITTLGELKAAFDETKANWMPRNQRLGDAFKTGFGTVLAGEVVEACKYAKSPTPYGEGDNREYWGHMSDAEVRELGVPLVTGDIPGFVVIIGPAPSDEEAAELIKGYQSRAIFVFLIGGVIDQAKRMKLNMNFSVRVVPVGPELWHVAHIISLVNRAAMIFGNVQPGDQEEFDDYTFKRIRAFVNAYDPLPDLTVAYGGGAIAMGFPVITNSTKDVWPVPKSLIIQKDTKDWIETSLEARDIKIKVTKVDIPVAFSTAFEGEIIRRADMHVDIDGSKGDCFEWVDTKEANEIEDHKIELFGPDLDSVAEGSRWALGIVVEVAGKNMQKDFEPVFERRLHHYLNYAEGVMHTGQRDLIRIRVSKASYAAGFRAKHLGEILYAKLKGDFDAIIDKVQVKIYTKPEDLKRLKADVNKVYAVRDDRLKSLTDENVEVFYNCILCQSFSPAHVCVVTPERLGLCGAVSWLDAKATNEIDPNGSCQIVTKERVVDEKLGIWEDVNEAVQTASHGSLQAVTLYSIMQDPMTSCGCFECICGIEPATNGVVIVNREHSGMTPLGMSFSEMASMTGGGVQTPGFMGHGKQFISSKKFMAAEGGPARIVWMPKALKEFVAAKLNATAKDLYGIDNFVDRIADETVTEDAEKLVEYLTEKEHPVLQLEPLM; encoded by the coding sequence ATGAAATTATTATTTAACCGGGTTTTTGACGGTGCCGACGAAATGGTGGCAGTAGCCGAAAAGACACTGAATGAGACCCTGAAAGAACTGGGGCCATCTGCCCCCCTGGCCATGCCCAACACGGCGTATTTTCTCGCCAATCATCTGGCCTATCTGGGTAAGAAGATTACCACCCTGGGTGAACTCAAGGCTGCTTTTGACGAGACTAAAGCTAACTGGATGCCCCGCAACCAGCGCCTGGGCGATGCCTTTAAAACCGGCTTCGGCACGGTGCTCGCAGGCGAAGTTGTTGAAGCCTGTAAATACGCCAAAAGCCCCACCCCTTACGGTGAGGGCGACAACCGGGAATACTGGGGCCACATGAGTGACGCCGAAGTGCGTGAACTCGGGGTACCCCTGGTAACCGGGGACATTCCCGGATTCGTGGTCATCATCGGTCCTGCCCCCTCGGATGAGGAAGCGGCTGAGCTGATCAAGGGATACCAGTCCCGGGCCATCTTCGTGTTCCTCATTGGCGGGGTCATCGATCAGGCCAAACGGATGAAGCTGAACATGAACTTCTCGGTCCGCGTTGTCCCTGTAGGGCCGGAACTCTGGCACGTGGCCCACATTATTTCTCTGGTAAACCGGGCCGCCATGATCTTTGGCAATGTCCAGCCCGGAGATCAGGAAGAATTTGACGATTATACCTTTAAGCGTATCCGGGCCTTTGTAAACGCCTATGACCCCTTGCCGGATCTGACTGTAGCTTACGGCGGCGGCGCCATTGCCATGGGTTTCCCGGTTATCACCAACTCCACCAAGGACGTGTGGCCCGTACCGAAGAGCCTGATCATCCAGAAGGATACCAAAGACTGGATCGAAACCTCCCTGGAAGCCCGGGATATCAAGATCAAGGTTACCAAGGTTGACATCCCCGTAGCCTTCTCCACCGCCTTCGAAGGCGAAATTATCCGCCGGGCTGATATGCACGTGGATATTGATGGTTCCAAGGGCGACTGTTTCGAATGGGTTGATACCAAAGAAGCCAACGAGATCGAGGATCACAAGATCGAACTTTTCGGGCCGGATTTGGACAGCGTAGCCGAAGGGTCCCGCTGGGCCCTGGGTATTGTGGTAGAAGTTGCGGGTAAGAACATGCAGAAGGACTTTGAGCCTGTGTTTGAACGCCGGCTCCACCACTACCTGAACTATGCTGAAGGGGTTATGCACACCGGGCAGCGGGACCTTATCCGTATCCGGGTCAGCAAGGCCTCCTATGCAGCGGGTTTCCGGGCAAAGCATTTGGGGGAAATCCTCTATGCCAAGCTTAAGGGCGACTTCGATGCCATCATCGACAAGGTCCAGGTAAAGATCTACACCAAGCCGGAAGATCTCAAACGGCTGAAGGCAGATGTAAACAAAGTCTACGCAGTCCGGGATGACCGGCTTAAGTCCCTCACCGACGAGAATGTGGAAGTTTTCTACAACTGCATACTCTGCCAGTCCTTCTCCCCGGCCCACGTGTGCGTGGTTACCCCGGAACGGCTGGGCCTCTGTGGCGCCGTGTCCTGGTTGGACGCTAAAGCCACCAACGAGATCGACCCCAATGGTTCCTGCCAGATTGTTACCAAGGAACGGGTGGTGGATGAAAAACTCGGCATCTGGGAAGACGTGAACGAAGCGGTGCAGACCGCCTCCCACGGCTCCCTCCAGGCGGTTACCCTCTATTCTATCATGCAGGATCCCATGACCAGCTGCGGTTGTTTCGAATGTATCTGCGGTATCGAGCCCGCCACCAACGGCGTGGTTATCGTTAACCGTGAACATTCCGGCATGACCCCCCTGGGGATGTCCTTCTCGGAAATGGCCTCCATGACCGGCGGCGGGGTTCAGACCCCGGGCTTCATGGGCCACGGCAAGCAGTTCATCAGTTCCAAGAAGTTTATGGCAGCTGAAGGCGGCCCCGCGCGTATCGTGTGGATGCCCAAGGCGCTCAAGGAATTTGTGGCTGCCAAGCTTAACGCAACTGCCAAGGACCTCTATGGGATCGACAACTTTGTGGACAGAATTGCTGATGAGACCGTTACCGAGGACGCGGAAAAATTGGTGGAATACCTGACCGAAAAGGAACACCCGGTACTGCAGCTTGAACCCCTGATGTAA
- the acsD gene encoding acetyl-CoA decarbonylase/synthase complex subunit delta, giving the protein MSFKRVPQKFPATIKEVIIGAGDKTVTLGGENVLPFYSFDDKIKNPPRVGVEVSDLGPNRDLPELGKFYAGAEKIADVAKKACTIPGADFISLVLESADPNGANKSIEDCVALCKEVAAAVTLPLVIQGSKNTEKDGQLFVKIADALQGKNVLFMSAKEDNHKGIAVGAVQAYGQKIAAESAVDINLAKQLNVLITQLGIKHESIAMNVGTAAAGYGFEYVVSTMDRIKLAALTQNDDKLQMPIITPVGEQTWAVGESFKSEEEAPAGWGPRESRGIAMEVATASAALAAGSNAVILRHPASVAAVSKLIAALV; this is encoded by the coding sequence ATGTCGTTTAAACGCGTTCCGCAGAAATTTCCGGCCACCATTAAAGAGGTGATAATTGGCGCCGGGGACAAAACTGTTACCCTGGGGGGTGAGAATGTACTCCCCTTCTACAGTTTTGATGACAAGATCAAGAACCCTCCCCGGGTGGGCGTAGAAGTTTCTGATCTGGGGCCAAACCGGGATTTGCCGGAATTGGGCAAATTCTATGCCGGGGCCGAAAAAATCGCTGATGTGGCAAAAAAAGCCTGCACGATTCCCGGCGCCGATTTTATCAGCCTGGTGCTTGAAAGCGCCGACCCCAATGGGGCCAACAAGTCCATCGAAGACTGCGTTGCCCTCTGTAAAGAAGTGGCCGCTGCGGTAACTTTGCCCCTGGTGATTCAGGGCAGCAAAAACACCGAAAAAGACGGTCAGCTCTTTGTGAAGATCGCCGATGCCCTGCAGGGTAAAAACGTGCTCTTCATGTCTGCCAAGGAAGACAACCACAAGGGTATTGCGGTAGGCGCGGTTCAGGCCTATGGACAGAAGATAGCCGCCGAATCTGCGGTGGATATCAACCTGGCCAAACAGCTCAACGTGCTTATCACCCAGTTGGGGATTAAACACGAAAGCATCGCCATGAACGTGGGTACCGCTGCTGCGGGTTACGGTTTTGAGTACGTAGTGAGTACCATGGACCGGATCAAGCTGGCTGCCCTGACCCAGAACGATGACAAGCTCCAGATGCCCATCATTACCCCTGTAGGGGAACAGACCTGGGCCGTGGGTGAATCATTCAAGAGCGAAGAGGAAGCACCCGCCGGCTGGGGTCCCCGGGAATCACGGGGTATCGCCATGGAAGTGGCCACCGCTTCTGCGGCTTTAGCTGCCGGTTCAAACGCTGTTATTCTGCGCCATCCCGCATCGGTTGCCGCAGTTTCAAAACTTATTGCGGCATTGGTATAA
- the acsC gene encoding acetyl-CoA decarbonylase/synthase complex subunit gamma codes for MALKGLDIFKLLPKTNCKKCGNPTCMAFAMKVAQGGITIDKCPDISAEALAQLSEASAPPMKALTIGAGDKVYKLGGETVLFRHDKTFVSKSLYAVTVCQDCVDEKLPKIKAVDYERIGERMIVDLINVEFSGDKAKFLDTVKKAQGAARTLILEVSDADAAKAALDLVKAEKPILNGANESNWEAFNKIATEAGVVLGVTGKDLDVIYDTVQKLEGAGNKNLVIDVGSVSIKDAFANAVQIRRAALKDQDRSFGYPSIVNLSKLAKGDDVLQTALASVFTLKYGSIIILSNMSYAQALPLYGLRQNIYTDPQKPMKMEPKIYPVNGADENSICAITVDFALSYFVINGELERSGVPVNLIVSDAGGYSVLTSWAAGKFSAGTISKFFKESGVEGKVKSRNLLIPGKVAVLKGELEENLPGWKILVGPNEAVGVVKYLKDFKG; via the coding sequence ATGGCGCTTAAAGGATTAGACATCTTTAAATTATTGCCCAAAACGAATTGCAAGAAATGTGGCAACCCTACCTGTATGGCCTTTGCTATGAAGGTAGCTCAGGGCGGGATTACTATCGACAAATGCCCTGACATTTCGGCGGAGGCCCTGGCTCAGCTCAGCGAAGCTTCGGCCCCCCCCATGAAGGCCCTAACCATCGGTGCTGGGGACAAAGTATACAAGCTTGGCGGCGAGACCGTACTGTTCCGGCATGATAAGACCTTTGTGTCCAAGAGCCTCTATGCAGTAACGGTGTGCCAGGATTGTGTGGACGAAAAGCTTCCCAAGATCAAGGCCGTTGACTATGAGCGTATCGGTGAGCGGATGATCGTGGACCTGATCAACGTGGAATTCTCCGGCGATAAGGCCAAGTTCCTTGACACCGTGAAGAAGGCCCAGGGCGCTGCCCGGACCCTCATCCTGGAAGTGTCCGATGCGGATGCCGCCAAGGCTGCCCTGGATCTGGTCAAAGCTGAAAAGCCCATCCTCAACGGGGCCAATGAGTCCAACTGGGAAGCCTTTAACAAGATCGCCACCGAAGCCGGGGTTGTCCTGGGCGTTACCGGGAAAGACCTGGATGTTATCTACGACACGGTGCAGAAACTGGAAGGCGCTGGCAACAAGAACCTGGTCATCGACGTGGGTTCCGTCTCCATTAAAGATGCCTTTGCCAACGCGGTGCAGATTCGCCGGGCAGCCCTGAAAGACCAGGACCGCAGTTTCGGCTATCCCAGCATCGTTAACCTGTCCAAACTTGCCAAGGGTGATGATGTACTGCAGACGGCATTGGCTTCGGTCTTTACCCTGAAATACGGTTCGATCATTATTCTGAGCAACATGAGCTATGCCCAGGCATTGCCCCTGTACGGCCTCAGGCAGAATATCTACACCGACCCCCAGAAGCCCATGAAGATGGAACCGAAGATCTACCCGGTCAACGGCGCGGACGAAAATTCTATTTGCGCCATCACCGTAGACTTTGCCCTTTCATACTTCGTTATCAACGGCGAACTGGAGCGGAGCGGGGTGCCTGTAAATCTAATCGTCTCCGATGCCGGCGGGTATTCGGTGCTTACCTCCTGGGCGGCGGGAAAATTCTCTGCCGGTACCATCTCCAAGTTCTTTAAGGAATCGGGTGTTGAGGGCAAGGTGAAGAGCCGTAACCTCCTTATCCCCGGCAAAGTTGCCGTCCTAAAGGGCGAGCTTGAAGAAAATCTGCCCGGCTGGAAGATCCTGGTCGGACCCAACGAAGCGGTTGGGGTAGTCAAATATCTCAAAGATTTTAAAGGTTAA
- the acsE gene encoding carbon monoxide dehydrogenase/acetyl-CoA synthase methytransferase subunit: MGKFIVIGERIHCISPAIKAAMETRDPEPIKKRAKEQLDAGATYLDLNIGPAEKGGEELMQWGVKLLQENFDNVPIALDTANKKAIEAGIKVYNRSKGKPIVNSADAGDRISYIDVAAANDAIVIALASKAGVPSDNEERQGYVLEMLEYGMNLGMDAADLWFDPLFLVIKGMQEKQQETLQFISWLAEQGFNSTGGLSNVSNMMPKTLRPIVDSFMVAMCISHGLTSAIVNPCDKQLMQGIKTADIIMNQSLFSDSYLEL; this comes from the coding sequence ATGGGTAAATTTATTGTAATTGGTGAACGTATTCACTGTATTTCTCCGGCGATTAAAGCGGCCATGGAGACCCGGGATCCCGAGCCTATCAAGAAACGGGCGAAGGAACAGCTTGATGCGGGGGCCACCTACCTGGACCTGAATATCGGGCCTGCGGAAAAGGGCGGCGAGGAACTGATGCAGTGGGGCGTAAAGCTCCTGCAGGAAAATTTCGACAATGTGCCCATCGCCCTGGATACGGCGAACAAAAAGGCCATTGAAGCGGGTATCAAGGTATACAACCGCTCCAAGGGCAAGCCCATTGTCAACTCCGCCGATGCGGGGGATCGTATTTCCTACATTGACGTTGCGGCGGCCAATGACGCTATCGTTATTGCCCTGGCATCGAAAGCCGGTGTTCCTTCGGACAACGAAGAGCGCCAGGGCTATGTTCTGGAAATGCTGGAATACGGCATGAACCTGGGCATGGATGCTGCAGATTTGTGGTTTGACCCGCTCTTCCTGGTTATCAAGGGTATGCAGGAAAAACAGCAGGAGACATTGCAGTTCATCAGCTGGCTTGCCGAACAGGGCTTTAACTCCACCGGTGGGCTTTCCAATGTGTCCAACATGATGCCCAAGACCTTGCGTCCCATCGTGGATTCCTTCATGGTTGCCATGTGCATCAGCCACGGCCTTACCTCCGCTATTGTGAATCCCTGTGATAAACAATTGATGCAGGGGATTAAGACTGCGGATATTATCATGAATCAGTCCCTGTTCTCCGATTCGTACTTGGAGCTGTAG
- a CDS encoding CooT family nickel-binding protein translates to MCLSTAYELGGDGTRKMLCEYVSVIKVVGDTITFTDLMGQELSVTGALESVDLVKNAIIISPFSISVSNAASGAGKKRYELIREIFNSCSGNQMRDVDVQEIETDDVDAYLAHMYQGEHFTSDKTVRGDGVVVFEIDASGLAQRVSFTEIS, encoded by the coding sequence ATGTGTCTTTCCACGGCCTATGAATTGGGCGGCGACGGAACAAGGAAGATGCTCTGCGAATATGTCAGCGTTATTAAAGTGGTGGGGGATACCATAACCTTCACCGACCTGATGGGCCAGGAACTTAGCGTAACCGGTGCGCTGGAAAGCGTGGACCTGGTAAAAAACGCGATCATCATAAGCCCATTCAGTATTTCAGTCAGTAATGCTGCCTCCGGGGCCGGAAAGAAACGCTACGAGCTTATCCGGGAGATTTTTAATTCCTGTTCGGGAAACCAGATGCGGGATGTGGATGTCCAGGAGATAGAGACCGACGATGTGGACGCCTACTTGGCGCATATGTACCAGGGAGAACATTTTACCAGCGACAAAACCGTGCGCGGCGACGGGGTGGTGGTGTTCGAAATCGACGCATCCGGGCTGGCTCAGCGGGTCTCATTTACGGAAATAAGTTAG
- the polA gene encoding DNA polymerase I: protein MKDPLYLIDAYGLIYRSYFAFLSRPLRNSRGQNVSALFGFARTLVSLLDEGAPGADEAGVLLAKPQKPRRLVVVFDSPTPTFRHKQYPEYKATRQKAPEDLHTQVPLVEEVLTALKVPALKADGFEADDIIATLAKQCRAEGRQCYILSSDKDLLQLVGDGTYQLRPAKAAKAGETSAPSNTVRGGLPYELVGPGEVKAEWGVNPTQVLDLLSLIGDTSDNVPGVKGVGEKTAVKLMARYSSLDEIYKNIAGIEGAVGKKLAEGKKSAYLAKSLITLSYEAPIPSQALDEFSVENLDRSAGAQVLLREDIRQIAAALDPAAKGKVGAPYAGSLANGMGGAGSASHTGDQAGGAGDRAGGDAPYTGDSASGPADGGNNFGGPAAYSASGPERSPVDPALLGDGVYKTILDFAEFEAILNKARQQGFIALDFETDSLDAWNARPIGISLALKPKEAFYVPVAAHRTVADDAGNPAPFLDPEKVRESLGQFLADPAMTAVAHNAKYDYKVSRGWGLPRWNCKIWDTMVAAWLDDPERNNYSLDSLASYHFGYTPVAYNTIVPKGETFDYVPLETATRYSAEDADLTLRVKAYIEGRLEKTGSQSLFRDLEMPLLPILAEMEGLGIKIEPKVLKDYGVELFQELNQIQADTYKLVGHEFNLGSPKQLQEVLFTERKLKPGKKTKTGYSTDVAVMEELAHEDPVPALILRHRTLAKLKSTYTDALIDLADREGRLHTNFVQTGTATGRLSSREPNLQNIPIRDEEGRRIREAFIAKPGNVLISADYSQIELVVLAHLSQDENLLAAFNEGKDVHARTAALIFGVSEKDVHPDQRRMAKTINFGVMYGMSAFRLARELNITRTDAANFIEAYFKTYAGIRRLIEELITNTEQTGYASTILGRRRYIPAINSRNKTEKAGAERVAVNTPIQGSAADIVKTAMLHLDERLTKEKSPAKLLLQVHDELILECPKADAAAAAKMVKEVMENAVKLRIPLRVSVETGKRWGDFH, encoded by the coding sequence ATGAAAGACCCCCTCTACCTGATCGACGCCTACGGGCTGATTTACCGCTCCTATTTCGCCTTCCTGAGCCGTCCCCTGCGAAACAGCCGTGGCCAGAACGTATCCGCCCTCTTCGGCTTTGCCCGGACCCTGGTCAGCCTTCTGGATGAAGGCGCCCCCGGTGCAGATGAGGCAGGGGTGCTCCTGGCAAAGCCCCAAAAGCCCCGTCGCCTGGTAGTGGTTTTTGACTCCCCCACTCCCACCTTCCGTCACAAACAATACCCGGAGTACAAGGCCACCCGGCAAAAGGCCCCGGAGGACCTCCACACCCAGGTGCCTCTGGTAGAAGAAGTCCTGACCGCCCTAAAAGTCCCGGCCCTCAAGGCAGACGGCTTCGAAGCTGACGATATCATCGCCACCCTGGCCAAGCAATGCCGGGCCGAGGGCCGCCAATGCTACATCCTTTCCTCGGACAAGGACCTGCTCCAACTGGTGGGTGACGGGACCTACCAGCTCCGGCCCGCCAAGGCGGCCAAAGCCGGTGAAACTAGCGCACCCTCCAACACGGTCAGAGGCGGCCTCCCCTACGAATTGGTAGGCCCAGGGGAAGTGAAGGCCGAATGGGGGGTAAACCCCACCCAGGTCCTGGACCTGCTTTCCCTGATCGGGGATACTTCGGACAATGTGCCCGGGGTTAAGGGGGTGGGCGAAAAGACTGCGGTAAAACTTATGGCCCGCTACAGCTCCCTGGACGAAATCTACAAAAACATCGCCGGCATTGAAGGCGCGGTGGGGAAAAAGCTCGCCGAAGGTAAGAAAAGCGCCTATTTAGCCAAATCCCTAATCACCCTGAGCTATGAGGCGCCCATCCCTTCCCAGGCCCTGGATGAATTTTCAGTGGAAAACCTGGACCGAAGCGCCGGCGCCCAGGTCCTACTCCGGGAGGATATCCGCCAGATAGCGGCCGCCCTGGACCCGGCGGCCAAGGGAAAAGTCGGGGCGCCCTATGCCGGCAGCTTGGCGAATGGCATGGGTGGAGCTGGCAGTGCGTCCCATACCGGGGACCAAGCTGGGGGCGCGGGGGACAGAGCTGGCGGAGATGCGCCCTATACCGGGGACAGTGCCAGCGGCCCGGCGGATGGCGGCAACAATTTCGGCGGCCCGGCAGCATACAGCGCAAGCGGCCCTGAGCGGAGCCCTGTGGACCCGGCCCTGCTGGGGGACGGGGTGTACAAGACGATCCTGGACTTTGCCGAATTTGAAGCGATCCTGAACAAAGCCCGGCAACAAGGCTTTATCGCCCTGGATTTTGAGACCGATTCCCTGGACGCCTGGAATGCCCGGCCCATAGGCATATCCCTGGCATTGAAGCCCAAAGAAGCCTTCTACGTGCCCGTGGCGGCCCACCGGACCGTGGCGGATGACGCCGGGAACCCCGCCCCCTTCCTAGACCCGGAAAAGGTGAGGGAAAGCCTGGGGCAGTTTTTGGCGGACCCGGCCATGACCGCCGTTGCCCACAATGCCAAATACGACTACAAGGTTTCCCGGGGCTGGGGCCTCCCCCGGTGGAACTGCAAAATCTGGGACACCATGGTAGCCGCCTGGCTGGATGACCCTGAGCGGAACAACTATTCCCTGGATTCCCTGGCATCCTACCACTTCGGCTACACCCCCGTAGCCTACAACACCATCGTTCCCAAGGGTGAAACCTTTGATTATGTGCCCCTGGAAACCGCCACCCGCTATTCCGCAGAAGATGCTGACCTTACCCTGCGAGTTAAGGCCTATATTGAAGGGCGTCTGGAAAAAACCGGCTCCCAAAGCCTTTTCCGGGACCTGGAAATGCCCCTGCTCCCCATACTTGCAGAAATGGAAGGCCTGGGGATCAAAATAGAGCCCAAGGTTCTCAAGGACTATGGGGTCGAACTCTTCCAGGAACTGAACCAGATACAGGCGGATACCTACAAACTGGTAGGCCACGAATTCAACCTGGGCTCCCCCAAGCAGCTTCAGGAAGTGCTCTTTACGGAACGAAAACTCAAGCCAGGCAAAAAAACCAAAACCGGTTACTCCACCGATGTGGCGGTGATGGAAGAGCTTGCCCATGAGGACCCGGTCCCGGCCCTGATCCTCCGCCACCGCACCCTGGCAAAACTCAAGTCCACCTATACGGATGCCCTGATAGACCTGGCTGACCGGGAAGGCCGGCTCCACACCAACTTTGTCCAGACCGGCACCGCCACAGGCCGCCTTTCCAGCCGGGAACCCAACCTCCAGAACATCCCTATCCGGGACGAAGAAGGCCGCCGCATCCGGGAAGCCTTTATCGCCAAACCGGGCAATGTGCTGATCTCCGCCGACTACAGCCAGATAGAACTGGTGGTACTGGCCCACCTTTCCCAGGACGAAAACCTCCTGGCCGCCTTCAACGAAGGTAAAGACGTTCACGCCCGCACCGCCGCCCTGATCTTCGGGGTTAGTGAAAAAGATGTGCACCCTGACCAACGCCGCATGGCCAAGACCATCAATTTTGGTGTCATGTACGGCATGAGCGCCTTCCGCCTCGCCAGGGAGCTGAACATCACCCGCACCGATGCGGCGAATTTTATTGAAGCCTACTTCAAAACCTACGCCGGTATCCGCCGCCTCATTGAAGAACTCATCACAAATACTGAGCAAACAGGTTACGCCTCCACCATCCTGGGCCGCCGCCGCTACATCCCGGCCATCAACTCCCGGAACAAAACTGAAAAAGCTGGTGCAGAACGAGTAGCGGTAAACACCCCCATCCAGGGCTCCGCAGCGGACATAGTCAAGACCGCCATGCTCCACCTGGACGAACGGCTCACCAAAGAAAAGAGCCCCGCAAAGCTGCTTTTGCAAGTCCACGATGAGTTGATCCTTGAATGCCCAAAGGCCGACGCCGCTGCCGCAGCAAAAATGGTAAAAGAAGTAATGGAAAACGCAGTAAAACTGCGGATACCCCTGCGGGTCAGCGTGGAAACCGGAAAACGCTGGGGAGATTTTCACTAA